From a single Rodentibacter sp. JRC1 genomic region:
- the fdxH gene encoding formate dehydrogenase subunit beta yields the protein MRAMDVQSQDIIKISATSDLTPAPQARDHKVEVAKLIDVSTCIGCKACQVGCSEWNDIRSDVNAQCVGIYDNPVDLNAKAWTVMRFNEVEENDRLEWLIRKDGCMHCSEPGCLKACPAPGAIIQYKNGIVDFQSDKCIGCGYCIAGCPFNIPRMNPEDNRVYKCTLCVDRVSVGQEPACVKTCPTGAIRFGSKEEMKIYAEKRVEDLKSRGYENAGLYDPPGVGGTHVMYVLHHADKPELYNGLPKDPHIDMSITLWKDVLKPVAAVAMGGLALAEIGHYLTVGPNTETDVEDHHEKFEEKDEQEGKKDE from the coding sequence ATGCGAGCAATGGATGTACAATCTCAAGATATTATTAAGATCTCTGCGACCTCAGATTTAACACCGGCACCGCAAGCACGGGATCATAAAGTTGAAGTTGCCAAATTGATTGATGTTTCCACCTGTATCGGTTGTAAAGCCTGTCAGGTGGGTTGCTCGGAGTGGAATGACATCCGCTCTGATGTTAATGCACAATGTGTGGGCATTTATGACAATCCGGTCGATCTGAATGCGAAAGCCTGGACGGTGATGCGTTTTAACGAAGTGGAAGAAAACGATCGTTTGGAATGGTTGATCCGTAAAGACGGTTGTATGCACTGTTCAGAACCGGGCTGCTTAAAAGCCTGCCCTGCACCGGGTGCGATTATTCAATACAAAAACGGTATTGTGGATTTTCAATCCGATAAATGTATCGGTTGCGGTTACTGTATCGCAGGCTGTCCGTTCAATATTCCACGAATGAACCCCGAAGATAACCGCGTGTACAAATGTACTCTTTGTGTCGATCGTGTTTCTGTGGGGCAAGAACCGGCTTGCGTCAAAACTTGCCCGACCGGTGCAATTCGTTTCGGTTCGAAAGAGGAAATGAAAATCTATGCGGAAAAACGTGTTGAAGATCTTAAATCTCGCGGCTATGAAAACGCAGGTCTTTATGACCCGCCGGGAGTAGGCGGTACACACGTGATGTATGTGTTGCACCACGCCGATAAACCGGAACTTTACAACGGATTACCGAAAGATCCTCATATTGATATGAGTATCACCTTATGGAAAGACGTATTAAAACCGGTTGCAGCCGTTGCAATGGGCGGTTTGGCACTCGCTGAAATCGGTCATTATTTAACGGTAGGCCCGAATACAGAAACGGATGTGGAAGATCACCACGAAAAATTTGAAGAGAAAGACGAACAAGAGGGCAAAAAAGATGAGTAA
- the fdnG gene encoding formate dehydrogenase-N subunit alpha: MQVSRRKFFKICAGGMAGTSAAMLGFAPASALAAPREYKLLRAYESRNTCTYCAVSCGMLLYSTGKPSDSLSSHTGTNTRSKLFHLEGDPDHPVSRGALCPKGAGALDYVNSESRSLYPQYRAPGSDKWERLSWKEAIKRIARLMKDDRDANFIETDAKGNTVNRWATTGIMTASAMSNEAALLTQKWIRMLGMVPVCNQANTUHGPTVASLAPSFGRGAMTNNWVDIKNADLIIVQGGNPAEAHPVGFRWAIEAKKNGAKIIVVDPRFNRTASVADLHAPIRSGSDIAFLLGVIRYLLETNQIQHEYVKHYTNASFLVNEGFKFEDGLFSGYDAEKRSYDKSSWNYQFDENGNAKRDMTLQDPRCVINVLKEHVSRYTPEMVERVTGVKQKLFLQICEEIGKTSAPNKTMTHLYALGFTEHTIGTQNIRSMAMIQLLLGNMGMPGGGINALRGHSNVQGTTDMGLLPTSLPGYMRLPNDKDTSYEQYINAITPKDIVPGQINYYRNTSKFFVSMMKTFYGDNATKENGWGFNFLPKTDRLYDPITHVKLMNDGQLHGWILQGFNVLNSLPNKNKTLAGMSKLKYLIVMDPLQTESSEFWKNFGESNNVNSSEIQTEVFRLPTTCFAEEDGSIANSGRWAQWHWKGCDQPGEALPDVDILSMIREEMHELYKKEGGRGIESFEAMTWNYAQPHSPSAEELAKELNGYALADLYDPNGNLMYKKGQLLNGFAHLRDDGTTTSGNWLYVGQWTEKGNQTANRDNSDPSGLGCTLGWGFAWPANRRVLYSRASLDINGNPWDKHRQLIKWNGKNWNWHDVADYGTQPPGSDAGPFIMSAEGVGRLFAVDKINNGPMPEHYEPIESPIDSNPLHPNVVSDPTVRIYKEDREFIGSNKEYPFVATTYRLTEHFHSWTAQSALNIIAQPQQFVEIGEKLAAEKGIQKGDMVKITSKRGYIKAVAVVTKRLKDLEIDGKTVHHVGIPIHWNMKALNGKGNRGFSTNTLTPSWGEANTQTPEYKTFLVNIEKAEA, encoded by the coding sequence ATGCAGGTCTCAAGAAGAAAGTTCTTTAAGATCTGTGCAGGTGGTATGGCAGGAACTTCCGCCGCAATGCTAGGTTTTGCTCCGGCAAGCGCATTAGCGGCACCGCGCGAATACAAATTATTACGCGCTTATGAATCCCGTAACACTTGTACATATTGTGCTGTTAGCTGTGGTATGTTGTTATACAGTACAGGAAAACCTTCCGATTCATTAAGTAGCCACACAGGCACAAATACCCGTTCTAAATTATTCCACCTTGAAGGTGATCCTGATCATCCGGTGAGCCGTGGTGCACTTTGTCCTAAAGGCGCAGGTGCGCTTGATTATGTGAATAGTGAGAGCCGCTCACTTTATCCTCAATACCGTGCTCCCGGTTCCGACAAATGGGAACGCCTTTCTTGGAAAGAAGCGATCAAACGCATCGCCCGTTTAATGAAAGACGACCGAGATGCCAACTTTATTGAAACCGATGCAAAAGGCAATACCGTAAATCGTTGGGCTACTACCGGAATTATGACCGCCTCTGCGATGAGCAACGAAGCCGCATTACTCACGCAAAAGTGGATTCGAATGCTCGGTATGGTGCCGGTGTGTAACCAAGCGAATACTTGACACGGACCAACGGTAGCAAGTCTTGCTCCATCATTTGGTCGCGGTGCGATGACAAATAACTGGGTTGACATCAAAAATGCCGATTTAATTATCGTTCAAGGCGGTAATCCTGCCGAAGCACACCCTGTCGGCTTCCGTTGGGCGATTGAAGCGAAGAAAAACGGTGCGAAAATCATCGTTGTTGATCCTCGCTTTAACCGTACCGCGTCAGTCGCAGATCTGCACGCGCCGATTCGTTCCGGTTCTGATATTGCCTTCTTACTGGGGGTGATTCGTTACTTATTGGAAACGAATCAGATTCAGCACGAATATGTGAAACACTATACCAATGCATCATTTTTGGTAAACGAAGGCTTTAAATTTGAAGACGGTTTATTCTCCGGTTACGATGCGGAAAAACGTAGCTATGATAAATCGAGCTGGAATTATCAATTCGATGAAAACGGCAATGCTAAACGTGATATGACACTCCAAGATCCGCGTTGTGTGATTAACGTATTAAAAGAACACGTTTCTCGCTATACGCCGGAAATGGTGGAGCGTGTTACAGGCGTAAAACAAAAACTCTTCTTACAAATCTGTGAAGAAATCGGTAAAACATCTGCGCCAAATAAAACGATGACGCACTTATATGCGTTAGGCTTTACGGAACACACAATCGGTACGCAAAACATTCGTTCTATGGCGATGATTCAGTTACTTTTAGGTAACATGGGTATGCCGGGCGGCGGAATTAATGCGCTTCGAGGACATTCAAACGTTCAAGGTACAACGGATATGGGCTTGTTACCAACCTCCTTACCGGGGTATATGCGTTTACCGAACGACAAGGATACCTCTTACGAGCAATATATTAATGCGATTACGCCAAAAGATATCGTACCGGGACAAATTAACTATTATCGCAACACATCAAAATTCTTCGTGAGTATGATGAAAACTTTCTATGGCGATAATGCAACCAAAGAAAACGGTTGGGGATTTAATTTCTTACCGAAAACAGATCGTTTATATGATCCGATTACTCATGTGAAATTAATGAATGACGGTCAATTACACGGCTGGATTCTACAAGGCTTTAACGTATTAAACTCATTACCGAACAAAAATAAAACCCTTGCAGGTATGAGCAAATTAAAATACTTAATTGTTATGGATCCACTTCAAACGGAAAGCTCTGAATTTTGGAAAAACTTCGGTGAATCAAACAATGTAAATTCTTCTGAAATCCAAACCGAAGTATTCCGTTTACCAACAACCTGTTTCGCTGAAGAAGACGGCTCTATTGCCAATTCCGGCCGTTGGGCGCAATGGCATTGGAAAGGTTGTGATCAACCGGGTGAAGCATTACCTGATGTCGATATTCTTTCTATGATTCGTGAAGAAATGCACGAGCTTTATAAAAAAGAAGGCGGTCGTGGTATTGAGTCTTTTGAAGCAATGACGTGGAATTATGCTCAACCTCACTCACCGAGTGCAGAAGAGTTAGCAAAAGAGTTAAACGGTTATGCTCTTGCTGATCTTTATGATCCTAACGGAAACTTGATGTACAAAAAAGGGCAATTACTTAACGGCTTTGCTCACCTACGTGATGACGGAACAACCACATCAGGTAACTGGTTATACGTCGGTCAGTGGACTGAAAAAGGTAACCAAACGGCAAACCGTGATAATTCCGATCCATCAGGTTTAGGCTGCACTCTAGGTTGGGGCTTTGCATGGCCGGCAAACCGCCGTGTGCTTTATAGTCGTGCCTCATTAGATATTAACGGCAATCCTTGGGATAAACACCGTCAATTAATTAAGTGGAACGGTAAAAACTGGAACTGGCACGATGTCGCCGACTATGGCACACAACCTCCGGGTTCGGATGCCGGTCCGTTTATTATGTCTGCCGAAGGGGTAGGTCGTTTATTCGCAGTAGATAAGATCAATAACGGTCCAATGCCTGAGCACTACGAACCGATTGAAAGTCCGATTGATTCTAATCCGCTTCATCCGAATGTGGTATCTGATCCGACAGTTCGTATCTACAAAGAAGACCGTGAATTTATCGGTTCAAATAAAGAGTATCCGTTTGTCGCGACAACTTATCGTTTAACCGAGCATTTCCATAGTTGGACAGCACAATCGGCGCTGAATATCATCGCTCAGCCACAACAATTTGTGGAAATCGGTGAAAAATTAGCTGCAGAAAAAGGCATTCAAAAAGGTGATATGGTAAAAATCACATCAAAACGTGGTTATATTAAAGCCGTGGCAGTCGTAACCAAACGATTGAAAGACTTAGAAATTGATGGCAAAACCGTTCACCACGTAGGTATTCCTATTCACTGGAATATGAAAGCCTTAAATGGTAAAGGAAATCGTGGATTCTCTACGAACACTTTGACACCATCTTGGGGTGAAGCCAATACACAAACACCGGAATATAAAACATTCTTGGTGAACATTGAGAAAGCGGAGGCATAA
- the fdhD gene encoding formate dehydrogenase accessory sulfurtransferase FdhD translates to MNRLVERTINFFKKLKTTEKSTALLQTKADCLAVEMPVSLVYNGISHAVMMCSPEDLEDFALGFSLTEGIIDKPSDIYGIDVVDVCNGIEVQIELSSRKFMALKSHRRNLTGRTGCGICGTEQLNQVYKNFPKLDRTFEFNINLLDDCFSALQKNQILGKQTGATHAAAFFDPSGNMLVIREDVGRHVALDKLLGWYANANKPQGFLLVSSRASYEMVQKTISCGIEILVAISAATNLAVDMAEAHDLTLIGFAREGKGNVYCGKERLILR, encoded by the coding sequence ATGAACCGGCTTGTAGAACGAACGATTAATTTTTTTAAAAAATTGAAAACAACAGAAAAATCGACCGCACTTTTACAAACAAAAGCGGATTGTTTGGCGGTTGAAATGCCGGTGTCATTGGTTTATAACGGCATATCTCACGCCGTGATGATGTGTTCACCGGAAGATTTGGAGGACTTCGCCCTAGGATTTTCATTAACGGAAGGCATTATTGATAAGCCGAGTGATATTTATGGCATTGATGTGGTGGACGTCTGCAATGGTATTGAGGTTCAAATTGAGCTTTCCAGCCGAAAATTTATGGCATTGAAATCACATCGCCGAAATCTTACCGGACGTACCGGCTGCGGTATCTGCGGAACGGAACAGCTGAATCAAGTTTATAAAAACTTTCCAAAATTAGACCGCACTTTTGAGTTTAATATCAATTTATTAGATGATTGTTTTTCTGCGTTGCAAAAAAATCAAATATTAGGAAAGCAAACCGGAGCAACGCATGCCGCTGCATTTTTTGATCCGAGTGGCAATATGCTTGTTATTCGTGAAGATGTTGGACGTCACGTCGCATTGGATAAATTACTCGGTTGGTATGCAAATGCGAATAAACCGCAAGGATTTTTGTTAGTTTCAAGTCGGGCAAGTTATGAAATGGTACAAAAGACAATATCTTGCGGTATTGAAATATTGGTCGCGATTTCGGCAGCAACAAATTTAGCGGTGGATATGGCAGAAGCGCATGATTTAACGTTAATCGGATTTGCAAGGGAAGGAAAAGGCAATGTTTATTGCGGAAAAGAGCGGTTAATTTTAAGGTAG
- the uvrD gene encoding DNA helicase II, producing the protein MDISELLDGLNDKQREAVAAPLGNYLVLAGAGSGKTRVLTHRIAWLIAVENISGGSIMAVTFTNKAAAEMRHRIQDTLAKHSQSNLFGMWIGTFHSIAHRLLRAHHLDVGLPQDFQILDSEDQVRLVKRLLKLHNFDEKAFPPKQACWYINNKKDEGLRPHEIEDFNDRQEREWIKIYQIYQDTCDRAGLVDFAELLIRAYELFDKKPLILQRYQQRFQHILVDEFQDTNKIQYKWIKILAGETGKIMIVGDDDQSIYGWRGAQVENIQKFLKDFKAETIRLEQNYRSTANILNSANELISNNADRLGKNLWTNGEKGDPVGIYAAFNELDEAKFIASQIQDWTENGGKLDDCAVLYRSNSQSRVIEEALIRCQIPYRIYGGMRFFERQEIKDALAYLRLINNRQDDAAFERVINTPPRGIGTRTLDILRNLTRERQITLWQAIQVATQENMLTGRASTALLRFQELINSLQIDTEEMPLFAQTDFVIKHSGLYDMYKQEKGEKGEVRIENLEELVTATREFIKPDDAEEMTELTAFLTHASLEAGEEQASPHQACVEMMTLHSAKGLEFPRVFMVGVEEGLFPSFRSFEEPGRLEEERRLAYVGITRAKQKLTISYAESRRLYAKEERHLPSRFIAELPKDCIQEIRLRGTVTRAMNLAKVGTLSYSTENENGWKMGQKVKHEKFGLGTVINIEGSDNNTRLQIAFQAQGIKWLIAHLAKLEKVR; encoded by the coding sequence ATGGATATTTCCGAATTACTTGATGGCTTAAACGATAAACAGCGAGAAGCAGTGGCGGCACCTCTTGGCAATTATTTGGTTTTGGCTGGCGCAGGGAGTGGTAAGACTAGAGTGTTGACTCACCGCATTGCGTGGCTGATCGCCGTAGAAAATATTTCTGGAGGAAGCATTATGGCGGTTACTTTTACCAATAAAGCCGCCGCAGAAATGCGCCATCGTATTCAAGATACATTAGCCAAACATTCACAATCCAATTTATTCGGTATGTGGATTGGCACGTTCCATAGCATTGCTCATCGTCTATTACGCGCCCACCACTTAGATGTGGGATTGCCGCAAGATTTCCAAATTTTGGATTCGGAAGATCAAGTTCGTTTAGTAAAACGTTTGCTTAAATTGCATAATTTTGATGAAAAAGCCTTTCCGCCGAAGCAAGCCTGTTGGTATATCAACAATAAGAAAGATGAAGGTTTACGCCCTCACGAGATTGAAGATTTTAATGATCGACAAGAACGTGAGTGGATTAAAATTTATCAGATTTATCAAGATACCTGTGATCGCGCGGGATTAGTGGATTTCGCCGAGCTTTTAATTCGAGCTTATGAATTATTTGATAAAAAACCGTTGATTTTGCAGCGTTATCAACAACGCTTCCAACATATTTTGGTGGATGAGTTTCAAGACACCAATAAGATTCAGTATAAATGGATTAAAATCCTTGCAGGGGAAACCGGCAAAATAATGATTGTAGGCGATGACGATCAATCTATTTACGGCTGGCGTGGAGCGCAAGTTGAGAATATCCAGAAATTCCTAAAAGATTTCAAAGCCGAGACCATTCGCCTTGAGCAAAATTATCGCTCGACGGCGAATATTCTGAACAGTGCAAATGAATTAATTTCTAACAATGCCGATCGTCTTGGCAAAAATTTATGGACGAATGGAGAAAAGGGCGATCCTGTGGGTATTTATGCCGCCTTTAATGAATTGGATGAAGCAAAATTTATCGCCTCACAAATTCAAGATTGGACAGAAAATGGTGGCAAGTTAGATGATTGCGCCGTGTTATATCGTAGCAATAGCCAATCCCGTGTGATTGAAGAAGCATTGATTCGCTGCCAAATTCCCTATCGTATTTATGGCGGAATGCGATTTTTTGAACGGCAAGAAATTAAGGACGCGTTAGCTTACTTACGCTTGATCAATAATCGTCAAGATGATGCGGCTTTTGAACGTGTGATTAATACACCGCCACGAGGTATCGGCACTCGCACATTGGACATATTAAGAAATTTAACCCGTGAGCGACAAATAACACTGTGGCAAGCGATACAGGTCGCTACACAAGAAAATATGCTAACAGGACGTGCTTCCACCGCATTATTACGTTTCCAAGAATTGATTAATTCTTTGCAGATAGATACCGAAGAAATGCCGTTATTTGCACAAACCGATTTTGTGATTAAACATTCCGGTTTGTATGATATGTATAAGCAGGAAAAAGGCGAAAAGGGCGAAGTACGGATTGAAAATTTGGAAGAATTGGTCACCGCAACCCGTGAGTTTATTAAACCGGATGATGCGGAAGAAATGACGGAGCTTACCGCCTTTTTAACGCACGCCTCCCTCGAAGCCGGTGAAGAGCAGGCTTCACCCCATCAAGCCTGTGTGGAAATGATGACCCTGCATTCGGCTAAAGGATTGGAATTTCCTAGAGTGTTTATGGTTGGTGTGGAAGAAGGTTTGTTCCCGAGTTTTCGCTCCTTTGAAGAACCGGGGCGTTTGGAAGAGGAACGCCGCTTGGCTTATGTGGGGATTACGAGGGCAAAACAAAAACTCACGATTTCTTATGCGGAAAGTCGCCGATTATATGCCAAAGAAGAGCGTCATTTGCCTTCACGTTTTATTGCGGAATTACCGAAAGATTGTATTCAAGAAATTCGTTTACGCGGAACCGTAACCCGTGCAATGAATTTAGCCAAAGTCGGCACGCTATCGTATTCAACAGAGAATGAAAACGGCTGGAAAATGGGGCAAAAAGTAAAACATGAAAAATTCGGTTTAGGAACGGTGATTAATATTGAAGGCAGCGATAATAACACGCGCTTACAAATTGCTTTCCAAGCTCAAGGCATTAAGTGGTTAATCGCACATTTGGCAAAATTGGAAAAAGTGCGGTAG
- a CDS encoding ABC transporter permease subunit, translating to MFKFIFKRILMVIPTFIAITFVTFALVHFIPGDPVEIMMGERGLTPEVHQQMMHQLGLDLPLYQQYFNYIGNVIQGDFGESFRTHQPVLSEFFTLFPATAELAFFALLWSLVGGVILGTIAAVKKDSWISHTVTAASLTGYSMPIFWWGLILILYVSPWFDLPQGGRLENDFWIDTPTGFMLVDTWLSGVPGAFANAMKSLILPAIVLGTIPLAIITRMTRSAMLEVLGEDYIRTAKAKGLSYPRIVIVHALRNALIPVVTVVGLIVGQLLSGAVLTETIFSWPGIGKWIIDAIHARDYPVLQGSVLIIATIIIVVNLTIDLLYGVVNPRIRH from the coding sequence ATGTTTAAATTTATCTTCAAACGGATTTTAATGGTGATCCCGACCTTTATCGCCATTACTTTTGTGACCTTTGCCCTTGTGCATTTTATCCCCGGTGATCCGGTAGAAATTATGATGGGGGAGCGAGGTTTAACACCTGAAGTTCATCAACAAATGATGCACCAATTAGGTTTGGATTTGCCTTTGTACCAACAGTATTTCAACTACATTGGTAACGTAATTCAAGGAGACTTCGGTGAATCTTTCCGAACTCATCAGCCTGTGCTTAGCGAATTTTTCACCCTTTTTCCTGCCACTGCCGAATTAGCGTTTTTTGCTTTATTGTGGTCATTGGTTGGCGGGGTCATTTTGGGAACGATTGCAGCAGTAAAAAAAGACAGTTGGATTTCTCATACGGTAACCGCAGCTTCTCTTACCGGTTATTCTATGCCTATTTTTTGGTGGGGATTAATCCTGATTTTATATGTTTCTCCTTGGTTTGATTTACCGCAAGGCGGTCGTTTAGAAAATGATTTTTGGATTGATACGCCAACCGGTTTTATGCTCGTTGATACGTGGCTTTCCGGTGTACCGGGGGCATTTGCAAACGCGATGAAATCCTTAATTCTGCCTGCGATCGTTTTAGGTACAATTCCTCTTGCCATCATCACCCGAATGACACGTTCCGCTATGTTGGAAGTATTGGGCGAAGATTATATTCGCACAGCCAAGGCAAAGGGATTGAGCTATCCCCGTATTGTGATTGTGCATGCTTTGCGCAATGCTCTTATTCCCGTGGTAACAGTGGTAGGTTTAATTGTCGGGCAATTGCTTTCCGGAGCGGTATTAACGGAAACGATTTTCTCTTGGCCGGGCATCGGTAAATGGATTATTGATGCCATTCACGCACGTGACTATCCTGTTTTACAAGGTTCGGTATTAATTATTGCCACCATTATTATAGTGGTAAACCTCACCATTGATTTACTGTATGGTGTGGTTAATCCGCGTATTCGTCATTAA
- a CDS encoding ABC transporter permease subunit: MTDTTLMVAPRTPLQEFWFYFKQNRGALIGFTFILIVSLISIFAPYIAPFDPAEQNRAALLLPPAWYEGGNSAYLLGTDDIGRDILSRIIYGTRISVFAGFVIVLLSCALGTSLGLVAGYYGGLLDTVIVRLIDIMLAIPNLLLTIVVVSILEPSLVNATLAIAVVSIPSYVRLTRAAVMNEKNRDYVVSSKVAGAGVLRLMFIVILPNCLAPLIVQMTMGISNAILELATLGFLGIGAKPPTPELGTMLSEARSFMQAANWLVTIPGLVILSLVLAFNLMGDGLRDALDPKLKQ; encoded by the coding sequence ATGACTGACACAACGTTAATGGTTGCACCAAGGACTCCTTTGCAGGAATTTTGGTTTTATTTTAAACAAAATCGTGGTGCATTAATCGGTTTTACATTTATTCTTATTGTTTCATTAATCAGCATTTTTGCGCCTTATATCGCCCCTTTTGATCCGGCGGAACAAAACCGTGCGGCATTGTTATTACCACCGGCTTGGTACGAAGGTGGTAATTCCGCCTATTTATTGGGAACTGATGATATCGGTCGAGACATTCTTTCTCGTATTATTTACGGTACGCGCATTTCTGTCTTTGCCGGTTTTGTGATTGTGCTGCTTTCCTGTGCATTGGGTACTTCTCTCGGCTTAGTAGCGGGATATTACGGTGGTTTATTGGATACGGTAATTGTGCGCCTGATTGATATTATGCTTGCCATTCCCAATTTATTGCTGACTATTGTAGTCGTCTCTATCCTTGAACCTTCTTTAGTGAATGCAACACTTGCGATTGCCGTAGTGTCAATTCCCAGTTATGTGCGTTTAACACGGGCGGCGGTGATGAATGAGAAAAATCGTGATTATGTCGTTTCATCGAAAGTCGCAGGTGCCGGTGTTTTACGTTTAATGTTCATTGTTATTTTGCCTAACTGCTTAGCACCGTTAATCGTACAAATGACGATGGGAATTTCTAACGCAATTTTAGAATTAGCGACCTTAGGCTTTCTTGGTATTGGTGCGAAACCACCGACGCCGGAACTCGGTACAATGCTTTCCGAAGCGCGTAGTTTTATGCAAGCGGCTAACTGGTTGGTTACTATTCCCGGCTTAGTTATTTTATCTTTAGTGCTCGCCTTTAATTTAATGGGCGATGGCTTACGTGATGCACTTGATCCAAAACTTAAACAATAA
- the dppD gene encoding dipeptide ABC transporter ATP-binding protein, whose protein sequence is MALLDVKALSVHFGDKNMPFKAVDRISYQVEQGEVLGIVGESGSGKSVSSLAIMGLIDYPGRVSAESLVFEDKDLLALNDKAKRELIGADVAMIFQDPMTSLNPAYTVGFQIMEALKTHEGGTKKARRERTLELLRLVGIPDPESRIDVYPHQLSGGMSQRVMIAMAIACKPKLLIADEPTTALDVTIQAQIVDLLLDLQKKECMSLILITHDLALVAEAAHRIIVMYAGQVVEEGLAEDIFREPKHPYTQALLRSLPEFSEGKARLQSLQGVVPGKYDRPTGCLLNPRCPYATEHCRKIEPDLHHMGNRKVKCHTPLNAQGEPMEYQGV, encoded by the coding sequence ATGGCATTATTAGACGTAAAAGCACTTTCTGTTCACTTTGGCGATAAAAATATGCCTTTTAAAGCGGTAGATCGTATCAGCTATCAAGTTGAACAAGGTGAAGTGTTAGGGATTGTAGGAGAATCCGGCTCAGGTAAATCTGTCAGTTCCCTTGCTATTATGGGATTGATTGATTATCCGGGGCGGGTATCAGCCGAATCATTGGTATTTGAAGATAAAGATTTATTGGCACTCAACGATAAAGCAAAACGTGAACTTATCGGGGCTGATGTGGCAATGATTTTCCAAGATCCCATGACAAGTTTGAATCCCGCCTATACGGTAGGTTTTCAAATTATGGAAGCGTTGAAAACCCATGAAGGCGGCACGAAAAAAGCAAGGCGTGAACGAACTTTGGAATTGCTACGTTTAGTGGGAATTCCTGATCCTGAATCTCGTATTGACGTTTATCCGCATCAGCTTTCCGGAGGAATGAGCCAGCGTGTTATGATTGCAATGGCGATTGCCTGTAAGCCTAAATTATTGATTGCCGATGAACCGACTACTGCTTTAGATGTTACCATCCAAGCACAGATTGTGGATTTATTACTCGACTTACAGAAAAAAGAATGTATGTCGCTAATTCTCATTACTCACGATTTAGCATTGGTGGCGGAAGCGGCACATCGCATTATAGTGATGTATGCAGGGCAAGTGGTGGAGGAAGGACTTGCCGAGGATATTTTTCGTGAACCGAAACACCCTTACACTCAAGCCTTACTTCGTTCCTTGCCTGAATTTTCCGAAGGAAAAGCCCGTTTACAATCCTTGCAAGGTGTTGTTCCGGGGAAATATGATCGCCCGACAGGCTGTCTATTGAATCCGCGTTGTCCTTATGCAACGGAGCATTGTCGTAAAATAGAACCCGATTTACATCATATGGGAAATCGAAAAGTGAAATGCCATACACCGCTCAATGCACAAGGCGAACCGATGGAATATCAAGGAGTATAA